A genomic region of Miscanthus floridulus cultivar M001 chromosome 3, ASM1932011v1, whole genome shotgun sequence contains the following coding sequences:
- the LOC136542242 gene encoding mitochondrial phosphate carrier protein 1, mitochondrial — translation MGDAETASRAGRRGTAAAAGMRVFSPEYYALCAGGGMLAAGATHLAITPLDVLKVNMQVNPMKYNSIFSGLNVLVKEEGPSSLWRGWGGKFFGYGVQGGCRFGLYEYFKKRYSDVLVDSNKSTIYFLSSASAQIIADVGLCPFESVKVRVQTQPMFAKGLVDGFPRVYATEGLFGFYRGLLPLWGRNLPFSMLMFSSFEHTVDFLYQKVIQKKKEDCSTIQQLGATCLAGYISGAVGTVVSNPADNIVSSLYNKKAENIIHAVKSIGFRNLFTRSLPIRITLVGPVITMQWFFYDTIKILTGLPPSGGLPRELKDI, via the exons ATGGGCGATGCGGAAACCGCCTCGAGGGCGGGGAGGAGGGGGACGGCGGCCGCCGCGGGGATGAGGGTGTTCTCGCCGGAGTACTACGCGCTGTGCGCCGGCGGCGGGATGCTCGCGGCGGGCGCCACCCACCTCGCCATCACCCCGCTCGACGTGCTCAAGGTCAACATGCAG GTGAATCCCATGAAGTATAACAGTATATTTTCAGGACTAAATGTTCTTGTGAAAGAAGAGGGACCTTCGTCACTTTGGAGAGGCTGGGGAGGGAAATTTTTTGGCTATGGTGTTCAGGGTGGCTGCAGGTTTGGCCTCTATGAGTATTTCAAGAAGAGGTACTCTGACGTGCTTGTAGACAGTAACAAGAGCACCATATACTTCCTTAGCAGCGCCTCTGCTCAAATCATTGCTGATGTTGGCCTGTGTCCGTTTGAATCGGTGAAAGTCCGTGTTCAAACTCAGCCCATGTTTgcaaaaggtttggttgatggcttTCCAAGGGTGTATGCAACTGAAGGCCTGTTTGG CTTTTACAGGGGGCTTTTACCTCTTTGGGGACGGAACCTTCCAT ttTCTATGCTTATGTTTTCGTCTTTTGAGCATACCGTGGACTTCCTGTATCAGAAAGTTATTCAAAAGAAAAAGGAGGACTGCTCAACAATCCAGCAGCTTGGTGCTACTTGTCTGGCTGGTTATATCTCTGGTGCCGTTGGTACTGTTGTTTCAAATCCTGCAGATAATATCGTCTCATCCCTGTACAACAAAAAAGCTGAAAATATCATACAT GCTGTGAAAAGTATTGGATTTCGCAATCTGTTCACAAGAAGCCTGCCCATTCGGATCACCCTTGTTGGACCCGTCATAACCATGCAATGGTTCTTCTACGATACTATCAAGATATTGACTGGATT GCCACCGAGTGGAGGGCTTCCGCGGGAACTGAAAGACATATAA
- the LOC136546718 gene encoding transcription factor DIVARICATA-like, with amino-acid sequence MDLKAIQEWTSCETAEFKALFAELRNEKSCDRMEVLEKRFPSKTIHQLRDKYAEVFADMLYGEIDDEPIRDDTTSDLRDWYKLLEGDTHDSVLGPSVETSVFQPSKQLVLKAARDQEEIQKPHCESSRKERQTWTAEEHRQFLHGVQHFGRGEWKSISKFFVPSRTPTQLASHAQKHFDRIKNNELDDRRQRHTINDVRLVNRDMNNTSHSHTEPGKGKPNASSIPLPVLTEDMDILHDLTQGMPNFGQASNNPSNLAGQTTHCNHTIESFFQWQGPGTASPREQWNVLLAQSRTEHWTWPRRKRRLAATTKRRRKNNRRTLPDALTAQIPQEVLQFAQGSDSGAKLSCEMVPIKGRDLRTTILPF; translated from the exons ATGGATCTGAAGGCTATCCAAGAGTGGACATCATGCGAAACAGCAGAGTTCAAGGCACTTTTTGCTGAGTTAAGGAATGAAAAATCATGTGACAGGATGGAAGTGCTTGAAAAGAGGTTCCCTTCAAAGACTATTCACCAGTTGAGAGATAAATATGCTGAAGTCTTTGCAGATATGCTCTATGGTGAGATAGATGATGAACCCATCAGAGATGACACGACTAGTGATTTGCGTGATTGGTACAAACTTTTAGAAGGAGACACCCATGACTCAGTTCTGGGACCATCAGTGGAAACATCTGTGTTCCAACCTTCCAAACAATTGGTATTAAAAGCAGCTAGAGATCAGGAGGAAATTCAAAAGCCACACTGTGAATCATCACGGAAGGAGAGACAAACTTGGACTGCTGAGGAACACAG GCAATTTCTACATGGTGTACAACATTTTGGGCGAGGTGAATGGAAATCCATTTCCAAGTTTTTTGTTCCCTCCAGGACCCCAACTCAGTTGGCAAGCCATGCTCAGAAGCATTTCGACAGAATAAAGAATAATGAACTGGATGATAGGAGGCAGAGGCATACCATCAATGATGTCAGGCTTGTCAATCGTGATATGAATAATACTTCCCACTCCCATACTGAACCAGGGAAAGGAAAACCAAATGCATCAAGCATCCCACTGCCAGTCCTAACAGAGGACATGGATATTCTGCATGATCTGACACAAGGAATGCCTAATTTTGGGCAAGCGAGTAACAATCCAAGTAACTTAGCAGGACAGACAACACATTGCAATCATACAATCGAGAGCTTCTTCCAGTGGCAAGGCCCAGGCACCGCGTCACCAAGAGAGCAGTGGAATGTCCTGCTTGCTCAAAGCAGGACAGAACATTGGACCTGGCCTCGCCGCAAGAGACGTCTTGCTGCAACCACCAAACGTAGGCGCAAGAATAACAGAAGAACCCTCCCCGATGCCCTCACTGCCCAAATCCCACAAGAAGTTCTGCAATTTGCACAAGGAAGTGACAGCGGAGCCAAGTTATCATGTGAGATGGTGCCCATCAAAGGGCGCGATCTACGCACAACCATACTGCCATTCTGA